A stretch of Flavobacterium sp. N2270 DNA encodes these proteins:
- a CDS encoding sugar 3,4-ketoisomerase: MRNISDCKLLKIPKIEDPRGNLSVIENDVIPYPIKRVYYLYDVPSAAERGGHSHIEQQEFLIALSGSFDVILNDGNDQKKITLNKPFEGLLISNGIWRELKNFSSGSVCLVIASDVFKEEDYIRDFEIFLKKES; this comes from the coding sequence ATGCGAAATATATCAGACTGTAAATTACTTAAAATACCTAAAATTGAAGATCCAAGAGGTAATCTTTCGGTTATAGAAAATGATGTAATTCCTTATCCAATAAAACGTGTTTATTATCTATATGATGTTCCTAGTGCTGCTGAACGTGGCGGCCATTCGCACATAGAGCAACAAGAGTTTTTAATTGCACTTTCTGGAAGTTTTGATGTTATTCTTAACGATGGAAATGATCAAAAAAAAATTACTTTAAATAAGCCTTTTGAAGGGTTACTAATAAGCAATGGAATTTGGCGTGAATTAAAAAACTTTTCTTCGGGATCGGTTTGTTTAGTTATTGCTTCCGATGTTTTTAAAGAAGAAGATTATATTAGAGATTTTGAAATTTTCTTAAAAAAG
- a CDS encoding glycosyltransferase family 2 protein: MIKTYNTSDIEILIATMNRTNFDFLQSMFVFSGFYNFNILIVNQTTSDAILKSDYESVKVINVFEKGLSKSRNIALQNSSKDILVFTDDDVVFDLKFSEKIIKTFNKRKDFDGFRFRFKIESGGFSKKYPDKFQPKLNWFEVLNASSIELIFKRESIYNIVSFDENFGLGSLISLGEEAVFLADAKKKKIKIGFVPKTLTIHNNKTTSQVISNELKYFNQGAIFYRIFNKKYLFWVFLKLFFDVKQGNIAFSNIGKLLNKAIKGKNKYAKYIRL; the protein is encoded by the coding sequence TTGATAAAAACCTATAATACATCAGATATTGAAATTTTAATTGCTACGATGAATCGAACAAATTTCGATTTTTTGCAGTCTATGTTTGTGTTTTCAGGTTTCTACAATTTTAATATTTTAATTGTCAATCAAACTACTAGCGATGCAATCTTAAAATCTGATTATGAATCAGTAAAAGTTATCAATGTGTTTGAAAAAGGCTTGTCTAAAAGTAGAAATATTGCTCTTCAAAATTCAAGTAAAGACATTTTAGTTTTTACAGATGACGACGTTGTTTTTGATTTAAAATTCTCTGAAAAAATAATAAAAACATTTAATAAACGTAAAGATTTTGATGGCTTTCGTTTTCGTTTTAAAATAGAATCTGGTGGTTTTTCAAAAAAATATCCCGATAAATTTCAACCAAAGTTAAACTGGTTTGAAGTTTTAAATGCATCATCAATTGAGCTGATTTTTAAAAGAGAAAGTATTTATAATATTGTTTCTTTTGATGAAAATTTCGGATTAGGAAGTCTTATATCACTTGGTGAAGAAGCTGTTTTTTTGGCAGACGCAAAGAAGAAAAAAATAAAAATAGGATTTGTTCCTAAAACATTAACGATTCATAATAATAAAACGACTTCTCAAGTTATTTCTAATGAATTAAAATATTTTAATCAAGGAGCAATTTTTTATCGTATTTTTAATAAAAAGTATTTATTTTGGGTGTTTTTAAAGTTGTTTTTTGATGTAAAACAAGGTAATATTGCTTTTTCAAATATTGGAAAATTATTAAATAAAGCTATAAAAGGGAAAAATAAATATGCGAAATATATCAGACTGTAA
- a CDS encoding glycosyltransferase yields MKILLLGEYSRLHNSLKEGLVSLGNEVIIVGCGDKFKQFPVDYFINAKICNDNKIANFLFKSIRKVTSVNFEKIEKAIRFYFLLPKLNDFDHVQLINSDALETYPFLSRFLYKKLFTKIKSRSLLVCGDEAPVIEYLLKKEMKYSILTPYFENKSLKKQFNFPLKYITSEYRKTFNWLKENCQNLITSDLDYEIPMQQMGFQTTLIPNPINTDKIKYSPLKIENKIIIFLGINRLSYLKKGIPFFEKALEIIQRKYPEKVEIIITENIPYNEYISIYNKAHILLDQVYAYDQGYNALEAMTKGKVVFTGAESEFLQHYDLNENEVCINALPDVNDIVENLSLIIESPDLILEISKNAKTFIEQKHHYKTIANTYLKTWGF; encoded by the coding sequence ATGAAAATTTTATTACTTGGTGAATACAGCAGACTGCATAATTCTTTAAAAGAAGGATTGGTTTCATTGGGTAATGAAGTAATTATTGTAGGTTGTGGCGATAAGTTTAAACAATTTCCTGTAGATTATTTTATTAATGCAAAAATTTGCAACGACAACAAAATTGCCAATTTCCTTTTTAAAAGTATTCGTAAAGTAACTTCCGTTAATTTTGAAAAGATTGAAAAAGCAATTCGATTTTATTTTTTACTTCCAAAACTAAATGATTTTGACCATGTACAATTGATTAATTCAGATGCTTTAGAAACTTACCCTTTTCTGTCGCGTTTTTTGTATAAAAAATTATTTACCAAAATAAAATCGAGAAGTTTATTAGTATGTGGAGATGAAGCTCCGGTTATAGAATATTTGTTAAAAAAAGAAATGAAATATTCTATTTTGACTCCTTATTTTGAAAATAAATCACTTAAAAAACAATTCAATTTTCCTTTGAAATACATTACTTCAGAATATCGAAAAACGTTTAACTGGTTAAAAGAAAATTGTCAAAATCTAATTACATCTGATTTAGATTATGAAATTCCAATGCAACAAATGGGGTTTCAAACTACGCTTATTCCTAATCCAATAAATACAGATAAGATTAAATATTCGCCTTTAAAAATAGAAAACAAAATCATTATTTTCTTAGGCATAAATAGATTGAGTTATCTTAAAAAAGGGATTCCGTTTTTTGAAAAAGCATTAGAAATTATTCAAAGAAAATATCCAGAAAAAGTCGAAATCATTATTACGGAAAACATTCCATATAACGAATACATTTCTATTTACAATAAAGCACATATTTTACTGGATCAAGTATATGCTTACGATCAAGGTTATAATGCTTTAGAAGCGATGACAAAAGGAAAAGTGGTTTTCACAGGTGCAGAAAGTGAATTTTTACAACACTATGATTTAAACGAAAATGAGGTTTGCATAAATGCTCTTCCTGATGTGAATGACATTGTTGAAAACCTGAGTTTGATAATTGAAAGCCCAGATTTAATTTTAGAAATTTCAAAAAACGCAAAAACTTTTATAGAACAAAAACATCATTACAAAACTATTGCAAATACTTATTTAAAAACTTGGGGCTTTTAA